CCATATATCTGTACGGAATATCCTATCATGGCAAAATATCCGACAAATCCAGGGTAGGCATCTGGAGAATCAATAATCTTATCGATAAAATGAACCGCCACATAGTCTGCTAGAATCAATTTCTTGAACATCCCTTTAAGAATCTGAAAAATAGCCCAGCCAAAACCATCTTTATCAAGATAATAAGGTCTGTCTATTTGTGGGATAAAATCTTTTGCACGAACAATTGGTCCTAAAATGAGATGGGGAAAGAAGGAAATAAAAAAGGAATAGGTAAATAAGTTTTTAACCGGAGGTACTGTTTTTCGATATACATCTATCAGATATGCTGTTGAACTAAAAGTAAAAAAAGACACACCTGCTGGCAACAAAATACGTTCAAATATGCTATGACTTCCTGTTGTGCTAAATCCATTTTGGAAATATGCGAACAAATTAAACACTTCATATTTAGTATGAAATAATTCGTTAAATGAATTTGTAAAGAAATAGGCATATTTAAAATAAGAAAGAACTAATATATTTAAGACTACTCCAATAGTTAGAAATATTTTTTTTACCTTGACTCTTTCTGCGTTTGCAATATATAATCCTATCTTATAATTCGATAGTAAAGTAAAAATCAGGATGAATACAGATAATCCAGATGATTTGTAATAAAAGAATAAACTTATCAGAATGAGATAAATACTCCTTACCACCTTGTTTTTATGCAAAATGGAAAAAAATATCATGACCACTAGAAAGAATAGCCAGAAGTCTAACTTTGAAAAAGTTAAGTCTATTCGTGCAAATGAAAATACATCTAGTAGTCGTTGCATTCTTAGTTTTGTTTTAATATTGAATTATCCTGATATTCTTCCATTTGGTGTATCCATTTTAAGAAAGATTCTATCAGCATATTTCCTTTTAAATGATACCCTTCACTCGTAAAATGAATATAATCAGATTTCATTAGACCATTTAGTCTCCATGTTTTAGAAGCACCAAGTTCACCCATAATTCCATATAAATCCCACACAGGAATTTGATATTCCTTTGCCAATTCAATAATTACAGTTCGTTCCCTAGCTACATTTTTATTTGGATATTTTCTATAATAATAAGCATCATTGGGAACTGTCAAAAGAATAGCGCAATTTGGATTGGCAGCGAGCACCTTTTGCATCATTTTTTTTAGGTTTGATTTGTAAGTCTCAGGTTTAAATTGATCGTAGGTTACGTTGGCATCATTGGTTCCTACAGAGAAAACAAATAAATCAGGGGGGCTTTGTTTGAGTTGTTCATCTAAATAAACATTGTCCAAATAATTGTATAAACCAGCTCCATTTACTCCAATTGTATTATATGAAATACCAGGTCTATTGTTAAGTAATTGAAATCCATATAGGTAAAGAGGGTTTGGAATTAGTTCACAAACAAAAGTTGTATCTTCAGCAGTTCGGATAGTATCTGTTTTATAGGATGTTGAATCGATGATTCGAGAAAATTCTAAATGGAAGGTGTTAGTTTCTCCTGATAAGTATAAATCTGTTGTTCCCAAAGACTCGTCTCTGATTTGATTGAGTATGGATATTCCTTCACTCTCTAGTTTTATATTATATGGTAGCACTCCTTTATTGTGATAAATCCGAACATGTTGAATAGGAGGTTGGCTCTCTGTTTTACGATATCTAAAGTCCATTTTTATAAGCGTGTCGTTACTGTGAATTGCCATCCCCATAAGACCGTATTTAGTGGTGTCTTTTCGGATAACACTTCGATGCCCTTCCCAGTTATTGTCAGAGGTGAATGTATAGCTAGATGGATTGTTTGTCTTAGCTAAATTATATGGGAATACCCAATTTCTTTCGCCTGGTAATTTTGCCCAATATGTTTGTAGATAATTCCGAACATCATTTGTGTATATATCTGCTTGAACATGTGAGCCTCCAATATGGTAAAAATTGAGTTTTCGGTCATTATTTTTAACCATTTGGCGTAATTCGAAGAAGAGTCGTTCAAAACTGGGGCTATTTGGTGTGTAGAACTGAAAATGATTATTCCCAAATTGAATAAAATTGAGCTTACTGTATTTGGAAGAATCTAATATGCCAAAAAAAGTATCATTTATGTATTTGTCTAAAGCTTGGTAATTCTGAATATGGTAATAGGTGATAGAATCTGTCTTATCTACCCGAATTGTATCTTGACTCCAAGTGGAAGTGGTATGAATCAGTATGCATAATATGTATAGTATAAAGTATTTCATTGGCTTATTTGTCATTCATTATTTTAGTATAGGCAGCCATAAAGGCATCGTAAAACTTTTGCGCTGCGATTTTAGCTCCTTTTACAGAGAAGTGGATATAATCATTTGCAGCTAAGTCATTTTCTACCCAAGCAACCATAGCATCCTTTCCTCCCATAGCTTCATATAAATCAAAATACGCGCCACCTACCTCTTTAGTCCTTTTTTTCATACATTCAATGTAATAAGGAAGTATAGGATAAGTAGTGTATTCACCTTCGACGAGAGTTGACATATCGCTAGGGCCAATTACAATAATAGCGGCATTGGGTCTTAAACGTTTAATAACTTGCAATTGACCTTTAAAGAAACTGGCCATGTTGGCGGCATCTGTAGAGTCTTTAATGTATGGAACTGAATTCCCGCCAAATTGCATAATAAACAAATCTACATTCTGCTCATCATATATTCGTTTGGCTAATCCTTGATTAATTTTTCCAAAGAAAGTACCGCTAGAACCCCGCATCGCAATATTATCCACTAGGATTCCATTTCCTCCCTCTAGGGAATATCCTAAGAAAGTTGGGCTAGTAACTGCTTCAAATTCAAAGCGAACATTTTCAGGTGTTGTAGCTAAGTTTAAGGTATAAATATGGTATTTGCCATCGCTAATGAGTGAATCATTTCGTATATTTTCTCCATTTACAAATACCTTAACTAGGCACTTTGTATAGGCATCTGTATAGTGCATGTAAATATTTGTAAATACCTTAGATCTTCCAAAAGCTACTTTTCCAGGAATGATTTCGACCCATGCTTTTGATGGAGGTAATGATTTTATAGAATCATTTTTAACAACAGATTTAATGGTATCTTCTGGAGTGAATCTTCCGACTGTATTTAAAATTCCATAGTTGCTCGATTGTTTTAGAGCTCCTCCTCCATAGTTTGTATAGCGAATAAAATTAGGAGAATAAGTTTGCGTAAAACTCATAGAATTGATAGTGTTGACTGCAGGAATAAACCCAGGACCATAACCTCCAAATTGTTCTTGTAAGCGTTGCCGAAGAAATGAAGTAAATCTGTCTCCTTCAATTTGTGAATCTCCGTAATGGAGAATCCTTACTTTTTTGCTATTAGCTAAATGAAGTTGTGTAAAAAAGGTTTTAAAAGTTTCTTTAGCCGTATTGTTGTATTCCAAATGTTGAGAAACATTTATATTAAAGTTGAGAACTTTAATAGTTGTATCGATGGAATCAGTATTGTCTATGATGGTAGTATCAATATCTACTACAATATCTTTCAGATCAACTTTTTTCCTAGTATCTATCTTATGTAATTTGTTTTGAGAGATAAAGCGAAAATCATATCCTGCTATTTTCAGTTTTCCAGAAGGCACGAGCAGAGAGATTCCTCCTAAGATACTCAGACAGATTGTGATAAATAAGATAATATGAAAGGGACTATAGTTTTTACGCACGAAAACAAAAATACCTATTTAGATAGTATCTAAGTTTAGATATATGAAAAATGTTATTGACAGAGTAATTCACAGGTTAGAAAGATGATAAACGGTCTAGTAGATAAGTTAATGAAAAAAATTACTTTTGTATTATGGAATATCAAAAGGATATAGATAGAGCTAAATCTAATAAAAATGCATATAAAAAATTGGGTAACCAATTAAAACGTATGAAGGAAAAGGACTTGGATAATCTTTTCCATGAACAGCATGAATCGGTATTTCAAGAAATAGATTGCTTAGCATGCGCAAATTGTTGTAAAACAACTAGCCCTATCTTTCGAGACATAGATATTCAACGTTTATCTAAGAGATTACATACAAAACCTGCAGCCTTTATTGAGAAATACTTGAGAATTGATGAGGATAATGATTATGTACTTCAATCATCTCCATGTCCCTTTCTACAAGCAGATAATAAGTGCAGTGTTTATGAAGATAGACCATTGGCTTGTAGGGAATATCCACATACAAATCGTAAAAAGATGTATCAGATTATGGATTTAACTGTACGAAATACCCGTGTCTGTCCTGCAGTTAGTCGCATCTTTGAGAATATTTCAAAAACTACTAAGAAATAGTTTATTTCCCATTTATTGTACTAAAGGTAACGGTTTCTACTCCTAGTTTTTGTAAATAGTAAGCAAGGTGATGTAATGCACTCTTATTATTTCCAGTTTCTAGGGCAAAGAAATTAATGGCTATCTGATTTTGAGAAATAGTAATACTCTTATAGAATGGCGCATTAATTATGGTTTCAATGATGTCTGAGTTTAAATTCTCTGATGGGATTTGAATATTTAGTAGTAAACCATTTTTATCTGATGATGAGATAGCATCCTTTGGAAGAATACCATTCTTATTAGTTACGGTATATATATTTTTATAGAGTTCAATCGGTTCAAATTCTTCTTTATAAAGAGGCGCTTTCATTTCTGCTGTTCGTATTAGACTATACACATGTTTTGTGATTGAATCATAATAAAATAGTTCTTCATCTGCATTATAACGATTCAAAATTTGAGTAGGAAAGGAGCTATATTCTTGTATAGATTTCCAGATGATTTGTGTATTCTTATTGGCTAAGAATGGAGTTTTCTCTTCCTGAATAGTAGGATCTGGAGTAGGTTTATTAACAATCTCATTACGTTCCATTATGGTTGGATTATTAAGTTCTAAGATGCTTTCTCCTTTTTCTTTCAATAACTCTCTAGCCTGTTGAACAGAGATACGTTTTCCTTGATAATAGGCAGTAATGAAGGCATCGTCAATACCTTTTTGAATTACTTCCTGCTGATGAGGTCTGGCTTCTTCGAACGAATTGTATATACCTGAAGAATAGCGGATTTGGCCATTTTCTAGTCTCATAGTTATAAGTGGTGTTATATTAAATAATTGTGCAGCAGGTACGGGTCGGTTGTAAACACCTACTTGGACAGTAAAATAAAGTCCCATTTTTGATTCGGCGACATCGGCAGGAGCTGCACCAGGAGCCTTGTTGTATGCCATTTCATCTAGTTCTTTTGTGAAAGACACAGCATTTCCTGTAGTTTGTTGATTATTCGTTTCTACTATTATATTCTCTGGGGCAGAAATTGAAGGAACACATGCTCCAGCCTGTAATAATTCCATAGCACGCCAAACAGGGATGCGTTCTCCATCACAATAGGCAACTATAAATGCATCTGAATAACCCATTACTCTAATTTTATCTCTGGCTTGCTCAGCACTACTTTTTGAATTAAAGTAACCTGCCATATAGCGTAATAACCCCGGACGTGCTGTTTCTGCTGAAATAGGGGAGAATTCTTTAAAAGTTTCGTTTGCTACAGGTTTATTAAATGCACCTATCTGCACCCTGAAAATAAGTCCTTTAGGCTTTTCTAAATCAATTGGAATAGGGTTTGTGTCAGTGTAGCTGCTATTCCCTTTTTCATTTAAGATGAGTCCCATTGCAATTGTTGGTAAGCTTGGAGCTTCTGCAATAGGCAAAACATCTCGGGCAATCATATTTTCGTATTTATTTTTGTTTTCTTCTTCTGTAATCTGTTCATTTAGGATATCAGCGACTCTTTGTTGTTGTAAGCCTATCTCTTTGCGTAGTTGTTCTATATCTTCTTCTAAATCTCCAATGGTAATTAAGTACTTGCGTATCGATTCTTTGGTTTCTTTTGTTGGAAGAGCTTGATTATCTAATATTTCGGTTACTTGTTTTAATTCTTCCTGTGTATTACTTAATTCTTCTTTTTTTATTTTTAACTCATATTGGAGTTGAGTAAGCTTATTGTTTTCCTTTAGAAGCTGCTTATACGTTTCAGTTAGAGCAATTCCTACTTCTTCTTTATATGTAATTGGATTTTGAATTGCTTCTTCAGCTATTCCTTTGTTTTTGTCTTTAGCTTCCTTTTCTTCAATGACTAAGAGTTGTTCAGTTTTTGAGTCATATTGTTGTTTGAGATCTTTCTTTATTTCAATTAATTTATTCTTTTGCTGTTCTAATGCAGTTTTATCTTTTTTGTTTGCTTGCGCAATAAGAGCATCTGTTTCATCAATCTGATCGTTAATTTCAAGTAGATGAATTCCTATATTTTTTTGCTCTTCGCGTATCGAATTCTTATTGTCGAGTACTGTTTCCGGATCTAGTTGTGTAAGGTGATTTTCATGAATAGATTCAGTTAGAATTTCTTCAATATAATTTTGTTGTTGAGCTTCCTTAGCACGGATGATTGCTTTTTCTTGTTCTTGTTGAATTTCCTTTAGAATATCTCGCTTTTTAATGGGGTCTTTTTCTTTTTCCGCCTTATATTCTAATTGATTAATAGCGATATCTGATTGTTGGATGAAAGGTTGGACAGAAGAATTACTTGGTATCTCTTCTTTAAGCTCTCTCAATTCTTTCTCCTTATCTGCAATATTAGGTAGTATTTCTTTTACTTCCTCTACAGCAATTTTTTGCTCAATTTTCTGAATTTCTTTCTCTGCTTTTGGAGTTGGATTTGTCTGTTGTTGCTTCTCTATTGCTTCTTTCTCGGCAGTTAATTGATTGATTTTATCATTTGAAGAAGTGATAGACTCTTTGGTGTCATGACTATTATTTTGCTTGTTGACTTCTTTTTCATCCTGATTGTCAGCAATTTCTTGAAGTTGTTGTATTTGTATTTCAAGTTGGATAATTTCCTGCTGGATTTTATTTTCAAGAGCGTCGAATGCATCAATCTTACTTTGAGAAGCATTCTCCTGTATAGCTTCTGTTTTAGCATCCCCAATTTCAATAAGTGCCTTTCTTTTCCTTTCAATCAAATTATTTATAGACGAGATGTCATTTTTAGTCTCTTCTTCTAACTGCTTAATATCTGAAGTATATGCTGGATCTACCTCTTTTAAGATAGATTCAGGAGTAAAATTATCTTGTATGATTTGCTGTCTATTATCTTGATTGTCAGCAATTTCTTGAAGTTTTTGTATTTGAATTTCGAGTTGGATAATTTCCTGCTGGATTTTATTTTCAAGAGCGTCGAATGCATCGATTTTATTTTGAGAAGCATTCTCCTGTATAGCTTCTGTTTTAGCATCTCCAATTTCAATAAGTGCCTTTCTTTTTCGCTCAATCAATTTGTTTTTGGATGTGATATCATTTTTAGCTTCTTTTTCTAATTTCTTAATATCTGAAGTATATGCAGGATCTACCTCTTTTAAGATTGATTCAGGAGTAAAATTATCTTGTATGATTTGCTGTTTATTATCTTGATTGGCAGCAGTTTCTTGAAGTTGTTGTATTTGTGTTTCGAGTTGGACAATTTCCTGTTCTATATTTTGTTTTAATTCATTAAGTGCATTTAATTTATTTTGTGATTCATTTTTCTGTTTTGCAATGATGATAGCATCTTCAATTTTTATAATTGTTTTACGTTTTCGAGCAATAAGTTCCTGAGTAGTTTTAATATTACCTTCTCCATTCTTGTCTAATTTATCAATATCATTATAATAATTTGGATCAATAAATTCTAGGATATCTTCTGGAGTAATGATGTCCTCGGAAACATCTGTCTTTGAAGTATTGTCAGTTATGTCTGTTGGAACTTCCGTAGTTAAATCAACACCCAAAGCTTTGGCAGTATTTTCATTTCGAGATGTAACTTGTTCTTTTTCTTGCGTGAGTTGATTTAATTCCGTGAGTAGCTTTGATGGAGTAGTGGTATTTTGACTCATGCTTTGGGAAGATTGTATATCATCTAGAAATTCTTTTTGCTCACTGTATGATGTCGTTGGATTGTTTCTCTCTTGATATGCTAGTTCATCTTTCACATTTTCAAGTTGACTTGAATGCTTACTTAATTCTATTTCTAAGTTCTTTTTATTTTTTCCCGAAGCTCGTGCTAATTCTTTTTCTAGCTGAGCTATTTTTTCTTCTAATGCTTTTTGTTGAGCAACTAATTTTTTAATCTCAGTATCCTTTTGCCTATTTTCAGCTATATTCTTATCAATT
The DNA window shown above is from Brumimicrobium sp. and carries:
- a CDS encoding GDSL-type esterase/lipase family protein, whose product is MTNKPMKYFILYILCILIHTTSTWSQDTIRVDKTDSITYYHIQNYQALDKYINDTFFGILDSSKYSKLNFIQFGNNHFQFYTPNSPSFERLFFELRQMVKNNDRKLNFYHIGGSHVQADIYTNDVRNYLQTYWAKLPGERNWVFPYNLAKTNNPSSYTFTSDNNWEGHRSVIRKDTTKYGLMGMAIHSNDTLIKMDFRYRKTESQPPIQHVRIYHNKGVLPYNIKLESEGISILNQIRDESLGTTDLYLSGETNTFHLEFSRIIDSTSYKTDTIRTAEDTTFVCELIPNPLYLYGFQLLNNRPGISYNTIGVNGAGLYNYLDNVYLDEQLKQSPPDLFVFSVGTNDANVTYDQFKPETYKSNLKKMMQKVLAANPNCAILLTVPNDAYYYRKYPNKNVARERTVIIELAKEYQIPVWDLYGIMGELGASKTWRLNGLMKSDYIHFTSEGYHLKGNMLIESFLKWIHQMEEYQDNSILKQN
- a CDS encoding YkgJ family cysteine cluster protein, coding for MEYQKDIDRAKSNKNAYKKLGNQLKRMKEKDLDNLFHEQHESVFQEIDCLACANCCKTTSPIFRDIDIQRLSKRLHTKPAAFIEKYLRIDEDNDYVLQSSPCPFLQADNKCSVYEDRPLACREYPHTNRKKMYQIMDLTVRNTRVCPAVSRIFENISKTTKK